The genomic window AAAATTTGGGGAAGGCAAGAAGAGCGTTAGCTTTAGGCTGACCTTTAGAAGTAAGGAAGGCACCCTTTCTGACCAGCAAGTTAACAAGCTTGTGGAAGAGATAGTGGCTGAGCTGGAAGAGAAGTTTGGGGCAAAGCTCAGATAAAACCTGCCCTGTGCGTGGTGAAGGAGTTTATATTGGGGTCCACATGGTGAGGCAATAGGGAGCCCGGTCTCCGGAAGAGCCAAAGAGGCTTTCCGGGAGGGCACCCACCTAAGGCTCTTGGGGCCCACCGAAGGCTCCTTCCTCCACGGCATGGGCGGGTATTTCTTGCCTTCCCCTCCTGAAAAGGAGGCGGAAGATGAAAGTGTTTGCTAAGAAGGATATAAGAAGAAGGATTATACAGAAAAGAGAAGGTCTAACAGAGGAAGAAAGAGAAAGGCTGTCAGAAGGCATAGTAAAAAATCTCTTAAGTCTCAGGTCCCTATGGGACGCGGATACCCTTCTTATGTTTTGCCCTCATAAGGGAGAGCCTAATATTACGCCTCTCTTTTCTTGGGTTCTACAGAGGGGTAAGAGTCTCTTGCTTCCAAGGGTAGAGGGGAAAGACCTAAAGCTAATAAGGGTTGAGGACAATACCAGCCTTAGCCCCGGTGCTTTTTGTATACTTGAACCCTCTGGAGGTGAGGAGGTAAGACCAGAGGAGGTAGACTTATCCCTTGTCCCAGGGGTAGCCTTTGACAGGGAGGGATACCGCATAGGCTACGGCAAGGGATACTACGATAGGCTTTTGGGGAGACTAGGGGGGCTAAAGGTGGGAGTTTGCTATGAGTTTCAGGTCCTAGAGGAGGTGCCAAGGGATGACTGGGATATGCCTGTTGACCTTGTGGTCACGGAGGAAAAAATCTATCAAGGAGGTAAGGAAAGATGAGTATGGAAGTGCTTGTTGTGGCTTTTTTAGCTTTGGCTATAGGAGGTATCGTAGGCTTTATCCTCTCAAGGAGAGGGACGAGCACCTCACCTGTCATGGAGATTACGGTAGACCTTGAGGAAAAGAGGAAAGAAGCGGAGCTCATAGTTTCAAAGGCTAAGGAAGAGGCTCAGGAGATACTAAGGAAGGCTCATGAAGAGGCAAGAGAGGTCAAGCTAAGCTCTGAAAGAGAGGCGGAGAAGATAGTAAGACTTGCCCAAGAAGAGGCGGACAGGCTAAGGGCAACCCTCAAAGAGGAAACGGAAAAGATAAGAAGAGACCTTGACAGGAAAAGCAGAGAAATGGAAGAATACCTTGCAGAGAGGAAGCAAGAGATCCAAAGGTTAGAGCAAACCCTCCAGCACCGTGAAGCCAACTTAGATAGAAGGGTTCAAGCCCTTGAAAGGCGAGAGGAAGAGCTATACAGAAGGGAAAAGGAAATAAGGGAGATGGAAAGGCAAATAGACCAGGCACAAAGAGAACTACAGGCTAAGCTCAAGGAGTTGGAAGAAAAGGAAAAAGAGATAGAAGCCCTTAGGCACAGGGAGATTCTTGAACTTCAAAGGATTGCCAGTATGACCCTTGAAGAAGCCAGAATGGAGCTTTTAAGGAAGGTGGAAGAAGAGGCAAAAATAGAAGCCATAAGATTAGCTAAGCGTATAGAGGAGGAGGCAAGGGAAAGGGCGGAGTTTGAGGCGAAGAAGGTGATAACCACCGCAGTGCAGAGGCTCTCCTCTGAGATAGCCATCAACTACACCACGACCACCGTGGAGCTTCCCAGCAATGAGTTCAAGGGCAGGATAATAGGAAGAGAAGGAAGGAACATAAGAACCTTTGAATTACTCACAGGTGTGGACCTTATAATTGATGACACCCCAGATATAGTCACCATTTCCTCCTTTGACCCCATGAGGAGGGAGCTTGCAAAGGATGCCCTTGAGAGGCTCATAGAGGATGGAAGGATACACCCTGCCAGGATAGAAGAGGTGGTGGCAGAGGTCAAGAAGGAGATGGACGAGAAGATTAGGAAGATGGGAGAAGAAACCTGCATGGAGCTTGGGCTATATGACATAAACCCCGGTCTTTACTATTACATAGGCAAGCTCTACTACAGGACGAGCTACTCGCAGAACGTGCTTTTACACTCAAAGGAAGTTGCCTACCTTGCTGGGATGATGGCGGAGGAGCTTGGGCTGGATGCCAAAATGGCAAGGAGGGCTGGGCTTTTGCATGACATTGGCAAGGCTATCTCCCACGAGCTTGGAGGCTCTCACACAGACATAGGCATAGAGCTTTGCAAACGTTATGGAGAGCCAGACCCAGTCCTAAATGCCATAAAGGCTCACCACAACGAGGAGCCAGTAAGATATCCAGAGGTAGCCCTTGTATGCGCAGCGGATGCCCTCTCTGCGGCAAGACCAGGGGCAAGGAGGGAAAGCCTGGAGGCATATCTCAAAAGACTTGAAAAGTTAGAGGAGATAGTCAAATCTTTCAAGGGTGTGCAGAACGCCTATGCGGTGCAGGCAGGAAGAGAGGTAAGGGTCATAGTTAGCCCCGAGGAGATAAGCGACGAGGAAGCCTACATGCTTTCCAAAAACATAGCAAGGAAGATAGAGGAAGAGATGCAGTTCCCCGGACAGATAAAGGTGGTAGTCATAAGGGAGACAAGGCATGTGGAATACGCCAAGTAATGAAGACCTGACCCCCATGCTCTCCCAATACCACCACTTTAAAAAGCTCTACAGAGACTGTTTGCTCTTTTTCCGTCTTGGAGATTTCTACGAGCTTTTTTACGAAGATGCGGAGCTGGGGTCAAGGGAGCTGGGGCTTGTGCTTACCTCAAGACCCGCTGGCAAAGGAAGGGAAAGGATTCCCATGTGTGGTGTGCCATATCATTCCGCAAGCTCTTATATTTCAAAACTGGTTTCTAAGGGCTATAAAGTAGCCATATGCGAGCAGGTGGAGGACGCCTCTCAGGCTAAAGGTCTTGTGAAGAGGGATGTCATAAGGGTTATAACCCCAGGAACCTACTTTGAAAGGGAAAACTGTGGGCTTGCCAGTCTTTTAAAAAAGGGAAACCTCTATCTTTGTGCCTACCTAAACCCAGCAACAGGGGAGTTTTTGGGGGGCACTTTTGACCATACTGGCACAAGGGAGTTTATTCTTAAATTTTCTCCAAAGGAACTTCTAATTCCTCAGAACCTTTCTTTTGATATAAAGGAGCTTGACCTGTTTGTAAACACTGTAGAAGAAGACTACTTTTATGAGGGTCTTAGGGTGATCCTTGAGGATATGAAGCTCTACAGTGCCAAAGGGCTCGGCTTTGAAAGAGAAGAGGAGCTTTTGCCTTTTGGGGGGTTATACCTTTACCTTAAGAGCACACAGAAATCCTTTCTGCCCTTTGTGGAAAAACCAAAACGGTATATGGGAGAAGGCTATGTTGGTATAGACTACAGAACAAGAAGGGGGCTGGAGCTTTTGGAGTCTTACGAGGGCTCAGAAAATTATTCTCTCTTTGGAGTTATAAACAGAACGCTAACTGGCATGGGAAGAAGAAGGCTCAGGTTTCACATACTACACCCCTTTAGGGAGAAAAGTGCCATCCAAAAGGTGCAGTCCGCAGTGCAAGAGCTTATGGAAAAAAGACAGCTCTTAGAAACCCTAAGGCAGGAGCTAAAAAACATGCCAGACCTTGAAAGGCTTGTAAGTAGGATAAGTGGTGGCATCTCTACTCCAAAAGACCTCTTGCAGGTAAGGAGGGCTCTTGAGTCTTTAGAAAGGATAAAGGAACTTCTCAAGGACACCTCTTCAACCGCACTTAGAGAAGTCTACGAAGGGCTACTTGAACTTATTGACCTAAGAGAGGATATAGAAAAAACCCTTGTGGATGACCCACCTTTGCATGTAAAGGAGGGAGGTCTTATAAGGGATGGCGTAGACCCAGAACTTGACCAACTTCGCTACTATAGAGACAACGCCCAAAGCCTAATAGACCAATATGAGGCAAAGCTAAGAAAAGAAACAGGCATTCAAAGTCTTAAGATAGGCTTTAACCGTGTTATGGGCTACTACATAGAGGTAACCAAGCCAAACCTCAGGTATGTGCCTTCACACTTCCGCAGGCGTCAAACCCTTTCAAATGCAGAAAGGTTCACCACAGACTATTTACAGGAGCTTGAGGAAAAGATCCTTTCCGCTCAGAGCAAAATAAACAACCTTGAGTATGAGCTCTTTATGGCTTTGAGAGAGAGGGTTATAAAGAGACTTGAGGAACTGGCTCACAATGCAAGGCTTATCGGCTGGCTTGACTATCTTCAGTCC from Hydrogenobacter sp. T-8 includes these protein-coding regions:
- a CDS encoding 5-formyltetrahydrofolate cyclo-ligase, giving the protein MKVFAKKDIRRRIIQKREGLTEEERERLSEGIVKNLLSLRSLWDADTLLMFCPHKGEPNITPLFSWVLQRGKSLLLPRVEGKDLKLIRVEDNTSLSPGAFCILEPSGGEEVRPEEVDLSLVPGVAFDREGYRIGYGKGYYDRLLGRLGGLKVGVCYEFQVLEEVPRDDWDMPVDLVVTEEKIYQGGKER
- the rny gene encoding ribonuclease Y; this encodes MSMEVLVVAFLALAIGGIVGFILSRRGTSTSPVMEITVDLEEKRKEAELIVSKAKEEAQEILRKAHEEAREVKLSSEREAEKIVRLAQEEADRLRATLKEETEKIRRDLDRKSREMEEYLAERKQEIQRLEQTLQHREANLDRRVQALERREEELYRREKEIREMERQIDQAQRELQAKLKELEEKEKEIEALRHREILELQRIASMTLEEARMELLRKVEEEAKIEAIRLAKRIEEEARERAEFEAKKVITTAVQRLSSEIAINYTTTTVELPSNEFKGRIIGREGRNIRTFELLTGVDLIIDDTPDIVTISSFDPMRRELAKDALERLIEDGRIHPARIEEVVAEVKKEMDEKIRKMGEETCMELGLYDINPGLYYYIGKLYYRTSYSQNVLLHSKEVAYLAGMMAEELGLDAKMARRAGLLHDIGKAISHELGGSHTDIGIELCKRYGEPDPVLNAIKAHHNEEPVRYPEVALVCAADALSAARPGARRESLEAYLKRLEKLEEIVKSFKGVQNAYAVQAGREVRVIVSPEEISDEEAYMLSKNIARKIEEEMQFPGQIKVVVIRETRHVEYAK
- the mutS gene encoding DNA mismatch repair protein MutS, yielding MWNTPSNEDLTPMLSQYHHFKKLYRDCLLFFRLGDFYELFYEDAELGSRELGLVLTSRPAGKGRERIPMCGVPYHSASSYISKLVSKGYKVAICEQVEDASQAKGLVKRDVIRVITPGTYFERENCGLASLLKKGNLYLCAYLNPATGEFLGGTFDHTGTREFILKFSPKELLIPQNLSFDIKELDLFVNTVEEDYFYEGLRVILEDMKLYSAKGLGFEREEELLPFGGLYLYLKSTQKSFLPFVEKPKRYMGEGYVGIDYRTRRGLELLESYEGSENYSLFGVINRTLTGMGRRRLRFHILHPFREKSAIQKVQSAVQELMEKRQLLETLRQELKNMPDLERLVSRISGGISTPKDLLQVRRALESLERIKELLKDTSSTALREVYEGLLELIDLREDIEKTLVDDPPLHVKEGGLIRDGVDPELDQLRYYRDNAQSLIDQYEAKLRKETGIQSLKIGFNRVMGYYIEVTKPNLRYVPSHFRRRQTLSNAERFTTDYLQELEEKILSAQSKINNLEYELFMALRERVIKRLEELAHNARLIGWLDYLQSLSSIALEKGWIKPQLTEEKVLHIQEGRHPVIEEFVKAYCPNDTHMDEKNFLFIITGPNMAGKSSYIRQTAILTLLAHMGSFLPCKSAKIGLVSSIHARIGSGDILALGVSTFMNEMLEVSSILHNADEKSLIVLDEVGRGTSTYDGIAISRAIVEYILENIKARTLIATHYLELTEINKEGVKNYHMAVSKEGEEINFLYLLRPGRAEGSFGVRVAKKAGLPEKVIERAKSILLELEASKTLPVLERVYEESQREEEKQLLEELLELDIANLTPLQALIKLAELKEKVVSLRKTRA